In the genome of Candidatus Paceibacterota bacterium, one region contains:
- a CDS encoding immunoglobulin-like domain-containing protein: MKKISYASTVPVGFIISIAFISIFIGNLFSGHGIFSVKTAEADTPTPVNITGAVRIGDTALSGNPGYAGAAVQLISNADGSLQTQTTSAGDGTFTVSVSPVSDYKVCFTVPTGYGLLSGGTNCQDITLPVADTQVADFTISKLPVITVTPAMVFVDQHSTYTDSGVTALKDTTDVTSLIAATGTVNTSVPAVYTINYSLTDTVTGYVATASRSVTVVSVAGGGGGGSGSDNSLLNATSIYGYVRTGDTVDINNPAIAGVMIELRDTSNGNAVVATTSSYIGGFSFLIIPGNYQACVVPAVEYGSIPASPACQTVVYPDPTDDVTLSDFTISDRPVIQLNGDATVSVVKDTVYEDDGATASRGRDDLTALIVASSTVDMTTVGTYAVTYNVIDPKNGLSAISVVRTVNVTPVVPPPPVTYIDMSGMVRSGTVASTSNAGVSGVVVTLTNTVTHVATTTTTDATGAFLVNTPTADYSVCITAPLGFSALSSNCYTAASSSANIIVPDFTVAMTPVITLNGSSTVNILQNSTYVDLGATAVQGVNDISSSIVAAGNIVTTVPGTYTVTYDVVDPVTQLAAVSVVRTVIVNALPTEFTATGTLREGTAASALNPVYALGAAVELKDMTSEVLATTTTDASGAFSFTISTTGNHSVCLVAPSGYGVIGLSCIDIAQGNTNVTLDDFTIALRPIITLNGSSTIDILVGGSYDELGGIATAGSRTLAATVTPSGVVNTNLAGQYIITYNVVDELTGFTASAQRIVNVNTPPHVNVAPVITILGLNPVDLVLGASYVDAGATSTDAEDGDLTSRIIVDDQVNAGVLGTYTVTYSVTDNNGATTTVTRIVNVVAAPTEYTASGTVRVGTAASSSNPVYALGATIELQDGMGNVLEATTTDANGSFSFVIPLLGDHNVCLVTPDTFGVINSGCVLLTQGTSDITLSDFTITELPVITPNGGSAITIVEGDLYIEYGATALAGSRVINAVIDITGNITPDVPSTPGTYTVTYSVTDEITGFVTSATRTVIVTPLNSGNTSYSISGSVRIGVVASSTNPGYVLGVSVDLQDAGGTVIASTTTDANGAYSFAITAAGDYNICFAAPLGFGIIDSSCISVPQSASDVANNDFTISELPVITLNGSSTISIVQGSSYVDAGALAMAGTRALAATVLPTGIVDTAVPGTYIITYNVVDEMTGFTADPVTRTITVTAKAEFTAGGTVRIGTSADVNNPGYVLGANVELRDATDVVIATTTADVSGAFSFLVPATGAHTVCLVAPADFGIVAPGCIGVPEGYVDLSLLDFTVYQLPVVTLNGSSTISIEQGTAYDELGATAVAGAHTVTTPIVVSGTVDINTPATYILTYTATDQITGFVGTTTRTVVVTPHINVAPVITVIGSNPVNVIQGTTYVDEGATALDAEDGALTVTI; this comes from the coding sequence ATGAAAAAAATATCATACGCTTCGACAGTCCCTGTCGGCTTTATTATTAGCATAGCGTTCATTTCGATTTTTATCGGGAACCTATTTAGCGGGCACGGTATTTTTTCCGTGAAAACTGCAGAAGCAGATACGCCTACACCAGTAAATATTACTGGCGCAGTGCGCATCGGTGATACTGCGCTTTCTGGTAATCCTGGCTACGCAGGTGCTGCTGTTCAGCTTATTTCAAATGCTGACGGTTCGCTCCAGACACAGACAACTAGTGCGGGCGACGGAACATTTACGGTTTCCGTTTCTCCCGTTTCTGATTACAAGGTTTGCTTCACCGTGCCAACAGGTTACGGTTTACTCTCTGGTGGTACGAACTGCCAAGACATCACACTTCCTGTCGCCGACACACAGGTTGCTGATTTTACAATATCAAAGCTTCCCGTCATCACGGTGACTCCAGCGATGGTCTTTGTGGATCAGCATTCAACATACACAGATTCAGGTGTAACCGCGTTAAAGGACACGACAGATGTGACGTCCTTGATTGCAGCAACTGGAACAGTGAATACTTCAGTGCCCGCTGTCTATACAATTAACTATTCACTTACGGACACAGTGACTGGATATGTTGCTACGGCATCTCGCTCAGTGACTGTTGTCTCTGTGGCAGGTGGCGGTGGTGGTGGTTCTGGTTCTGATAACTCATTGCTCAATGCAACGAGTATCTATGGCTATGTACGCACGGGTGATACTGTTGATATAAATAATCCTGCAATCGCAGGTGTTATGATCGAGCTCCGCGATACTTCAAATGGAAATGCTGTTGTGGCTACAACATCTTCATATATAGGCGGTTTCTCATTTCTTATTATTCCAGGCAACTATCAGGCTTGCGTGGTTCCAGCAGTAGAGTACGGTTCAATTCCTGCATCTCCAGCATGTCAGACTGTCGTGTACCCAGACCCTACGGATGATGTGACACTTTCAGACTTTACGATTTCTGATCGTCCAGTTATTCAGCTCAATGGAGATGCGACTGTCTCTGTAGTAAAGGACACTGTCTATGAAGATGACGGAGCAACTGCGAGCCGAGGTCGGGATGATCTTACTGCGCTCATTGTTGCATCAAGTACAGTTGATATGACGACGGTCGGCACCTATGCAGTGACCTATAACGTCATTGATCCAAAGAACGGACTTTCTGCAATTTCCGTAGTGCGTACCGTGAATGTCACTCCAGTCGTACCTCCACCACCTGTTACGTATATCGATATGAGTGGAATGGTCCGTTCGGGTACCGTTGCTTCGACTTCAAATGCAGGTGTTTCAGGTGTTGTTGTTACGCTCACCAATACGGTGACTCATGTTGCAACAACAACGACTACAGATGCTACGGGTGCGTTTCTCGTAAATACTCCAACTGCTGATTATTCAGTATGTATTACAGCACCGCTTGGATTCAGTGCACTTAGCTCAAACTGTTATACTGCCGCATCATCGAGCGCAAATATTATCGTGCCAGACTTTACTGTTGCGATGACTCCGGTGATCACGTTGAACGGTTCAAGTACGGTGAATATTTTACAGAACTCAACTTATGTTGATCTCGGTGCTACTGCAGTTCAGGGCGTTAATGATATTTCATCAAGTATTGTCGCGGCAGGGAATATTGTCACGACGGTGCCTGGGACATATACAGTCACCTATGATGTGGTCGATCCAGTTACGCAGCTTGCCGCAGTATCAGTAGTCCGCACGGTCATAGTGAATGCACTTCCAACTGAATTCACTGCAACGGGTACGCTTCGTGAGGGTACCGCAGCATCTGCGCTCAATCCGGTTTACGCGCTTGGTGCAGCGGTAGAGTTAAAGGACATGACAAGTGAAGTCCTTGCGACAACAACAACAGATGCAAGTGGCGCGTTCTCTTTCACAATTTCTACAACAGGTAATCATAGTGTATGTCTTGTAGCTCCTTCTGGTTATGGAGTAATCGGACTTAGCTGTATTGATATAGCGCAGGGTAATACGAATGTCACACTCGATGACTTCACTATTGCATTGCGTCCAATTATTACACTTAATGGCTCATCAACCATTGATATCCTTGTTGGGGGTTCATATGATGAGCTTGGCGGAATCGCAACCGCGGGTAGCCGAACACTTGCGGCAACAGTTACGCCATCGGGTGTAGTGAATACGAATCTCGCAGGTCAATACATAATTACGTATAACGTCGTTGACGAACTTACTGGATTTACCGCCTCTGCGCAGCGCATCGTGAACGTGAATACGCCACCACACGTCAATGTTGCTCCAGTCATCACTATTCTGGGACTTAATCCAGTTGATTTAGTTCTTGGTGCAAGTTATGTTGATGCAGGCGCTACTTCAACGGATGCAGAAGATGGTGACCTCACCTCTAGGATTATTGTTGATGATCAGGTAAATGCAGGTGTGCTTGGCACATATACGGTGACCTATAGTGTCACCGACAATAATGGTGCAACGACAACGGTGACTCGAATAGTTAATGTTGTAGCTGCTCCTACAGAATATACTGCATCGGGTACAGTGCGAGTCGGCACTGCAGCCTCAAGCTCTAATCCCGTATATGCACTTGGTGCAACAATTGAACTCCAGGATGGAATGGGGAACGTTCTCGAAGCAACGACAACCGATGCAAATGGATCGTTCTCGTTCGTAATCCCTCTTTTAGGAGACCACAATGTGTGTCTTGTAACTCCGGATACATTTGGTGTGATCAACTCAGGTTGTGTACTGCTTACGCAGGGGACGTCAGACATCACTTTAAGTGATTTCACTATTACAGAGCTACCAGTCATTACGCCGAATGGTGGAAGTGCGATTACTATCGTTGAGGGTGATCTATATATAGAGTATGGTGCTACGGCACTCGCAGGTAGCCGCGTTATTAATGCGGTAATCGATATCACCGGCAACATTACTCCAGATGTCCCAAGTACTCCGGGTACATACACTGTGACGTATTCCGTTACCGATGAAATTACTGGTTTTGTGACAAGTGCTACGCGCACGGTCATTGTCACTCCGCTCAATTCAGGAAATACATCATATAGCATATCTGGAAGCGTGCGTATCGGCGTTGTGGCAAGCAGCACGAATCCTGGCTATGTGCTCGGTGTGAGTGTCGACCTTCAGGATGCAGGTGGCACAGTCATCGCTTCGACGACCACAGATGCAAACGGCGCATACTCGTTTGCGATTACGGCAGCGGGAGATTACAATATTTGCTTTGCTGCTCCACTTGGATTCGGCATCATCGATTCGAGCTGTATCAGTGTTCCACAAAGCGCATCTGATGTTGCGAATAATGACTTCACGATTTCAGAACTTCCCGTTATCACCTTGAATGGTAGTTCGACAATCTCTATTGTGCAGGGTTCGTCATATGTTGATGCAGGTGCATTGGCTATGGCGGGAACTCGCGCACTTGCCGCAACTGTTTTGCCTACCGGTATAGTGGATACTGCGGTTCCAGGCACGTATATCATCACCTACAATGTTGTTGATGAAATGACTGGTTTCACTGCTGATCCAGTTACACGTACAATCACAGTAACCGCAAAAGCAGAGTTTACCGCCGGTGGTACTGTGCGCATTGGTACTTCGGCAGATGTAAATAATCCAGGTTATGTTCTTGGTGCGAATGTCGAGCTTCGTGATGCTACTGACGTAGTTATTGCAACGACAACCGCAGATGTTTCTGGGGCATTCTCATTTCTTGTGCCCGCTACTGGTGCACACACGGTCTGTCTTGTTGCACCTGCTGATTTTGGAATAGTAGCTCCCGGCTGTATTGGTGTTCCAGAGGGATATGTCGATCTGTCATTGCTTGATTTCACTGTCTATCAGCTTCCCGTTGTCACATTGAATGGTTCCTCAACTATTTCAATAGAGCAGGGGACTGCTTATGATGAGCTAGGTGCAACCGCAGTCGCGGGTGCGCATACGGTCACTACTCCGATTGTTGTTTCTGGTACAGTTGATATCAACACTCCAGCAACATATATATTGACCTACACCGCGACCGATCAGATTACTGGCTTCGTAGGTACGACAACTCGTACAGTTGTTGTGACACCACACATCAACGTCGCTCCGGTTATCACGGTCATTGGTTCAAACCCAGTCAACGTGATCCAGGGCACAACGTATGTTGATGAGGGCGCAACCGCACTCGACGCAGAAGATGGTGCCCTTACCGTCACTATTGA
- a CDS encoding immunoglobulin-like domain-containing protein, which translates to MQISTATRAISSAVLVTAFLFAPIGNFLATSTVLPTVVAAEASAPITNNISGTIRTLASASSSSVVAPGMTVNLTLKHSGALQATAVTDEGGKFVFTAPENIDYIVSLVPAVGYGIPVGAPLNFELTNLVGVVALDGFLVEKLPTIFLYGGTTVYVKTGSIYEDPGVELRGQDGKVIHGYGVEATGDVNTKVAGEYAVVYHVDAKATGGFPTKDVVRKVIVGAPLVATTINPSVPAPSTANECVLLKSYMSKGAQNEKVEVLKLQTFLFIYEGLMSVRATGVYDEATERGVRIFQDRHFKEVLSLWGKDGNTGNVYMTTQKKINEIYCGHEFPLTFAQLKEIATYRVAALGQQGSSYASSDAASLADVASTTKQGALSAWWNRAKQSLLAVMPTFGKKDEGNSISASGSVAAKTEAIDPVVENKEGNIATAFYNFRSFLNMTAIAAVFALLLGVFAFAVSVYLYRRTRGEDEVTETVTASVVDIPTNSKKVK; encoded by the coding sequence ATGCAAATTTCTACAGCAACTCGTGCAATTTCATCTGCAGTTCTTGTCACTGCATTTCTCTTTGCACCGATCGGAAATTTTCTCGCTACAAGCACAGTGCTTCCCACTGTAGTGGCCGCAGAAGCTTCTGCTCCGATTACCAATAACATCTCGGGTACGATCCGCACTCTCGCATCTGCGAGCTCATCAAGCGTTGTCGCACCAGGCATGACCGTGAATCTTACGCTGAAGCACTCAGGTGCACTCCAAGCAACTGCGGTTACGGATGAGGGTGGTAAATTCGTATTTACCGCACCTGAGAATATTGACTATATAGTATCTCTCGTTCCTGCAGTGGGTTATGGAATCCCTGTGGGGGCACCACTCAATTTTGAGCTTACTAACCTTGTGGGCGTTGTTGCGCTTGATGGTTTTCTTGTTGAGAAACTCCCTACAATCTTCTTGTACGGTGGTACTACTGTTTATGTAAAGACTGGTTCAATATATGAGGACCCGGGCGTTGAGCTTCGTGGCCAGGATGGCAAAGTTATTCATGGTTACGGCGTTGAGGCAACTGGTGATGTGAATACGAAGGTTGCAGGGGAGTACGCGGTAGTCTACCATGTCGACGCAAAGGCAACGGGAGGTTTCCCTACGAAGGATGTGGTGCGAAAGGTGATTGTTGGTGCTCCGCTTGTAGCTACAACCATCAATCCTAGCGTCCCTGCACCAAGTACTGCAAACGAGTGTGTGCTCCTTAAGAGCTATATGAGCAAGGGTGCGCAAAATGAGAAGGTTGAAGTGCTCAAGTTGCAGACATTCCTCTTCATTTACGAAGGCCTGATGAGCGTGCGTGCGACAGGTGTTTATGATGAGGCTACAGAGCGTGGTGTACGTATATTCCAGGATAGACACTTCAAGGAGGTACTCTCACTTTGGGGCAAGGATGGCAATACGGGTAATGTCTATATGACAACCCAGAAAAAGATTAATGAGATTTATTGTGGTCATGAGTTCCCGCTCACATTTGCACAGTTGAAGGAAATTGCTACCTATCGTGTTGCTGCGTTAGGACAGCAAGGAAGTTCATATGCATCGAGCGACGCCGCATCACTCGCAGATGTCGCAAGTACGACTAAGCAGGGGGCATTGAGTGCATGGTGGAATCGTGCTAAGCAGAGCTTGCTCGCGGTGATGCCAACATTTGGCAAGAAAGATGAAGGTAATTCAATCAGTGCATCAGGTTCCGTGGCTGCGAAAACTGAGGCGATTGATCCTGTTGTTGAGAATAAGGAAGGGAATATTGCTACCGCATTCTATAATTTCAGAAGCTTCCTGAACATGACGGCGATTGCAGCAGTGTTTGCTCTTCTTCTCGGGGTGTTTGCATTTGCAGTCTCAGTCTATCTTTATCGCCGTACGCGAGGGGAGGATGAAGTGACTGAGACGGTGACCGCGTCTGTTGTCGACATTCCTACAAACTCAAAGAAGGTTAAGTAA
- a CDS encoding valine--tRNA ligase, with protein MNEKFLTPYNPEETEDRIYAAWQNAGYFNPDKCVESGATAADAPTYSIVLPPPNVTGVLHMGHAAMLAIEDIIVRYNRMTGHRTLWLPGTDHAAIATQSKVEKIIEKEKLNKYEMGREAFLDRVNKFAQESHDVIVSQVRKMGASVDWSREAFTLDEKRNLAVRTAFKRMYDDGLIYRGYRVVNWDPKGQTVISDDEIVYEERKAKFYTFKYSKDFPIAISTTRPETKVGDTAVAVHPEDERYAHLVGTTHEVVFCGVPLSIKIIADTAVEKDFGTGALGVTPAHSAIDAEIAQRHNLPMIQVIDEKARMMVGDDRIKGKKAAEAREIIAQYLRDENLIEKEEEVTQNVSTAERTGAIIEPLPKMQWFIAANKQFTMKHSKLQGINAGDQVTLKQLMQHVVREGEISILPDRFNTTYFRWIDNLRDWCISRQIWYGHRIPVWYKGDEIFCDIEAPEGEGWTQDPDTLDTWFSSGLWTFSTLGWPDENAIDFKTYHPTQLLETGYDILFFWVARMILMSTYILGEIPFETVYLHGLVRDAKGQKMSKSKGNATDPLEMIAKYGGDAVRMSLIVGTGPGADTNFSEDKVRAYKKYANKIWNISRFVIEKTEGITVDLDKHPKLTDKDAAAIKELNGVIEYVGTHVSEYKLHLAAEHLYHFTWHTLADVLIEERKAILSEGTDEEKYSAAWTLRTILETILKLHHPFMPFITEEIWSLLPLRTLPLIVTPWPLAK; from the coding sequence ATGAATGAGAAATTCTTGACCCCCTACAACCCCGAAGAGACCGAGGATCGCATTTATGCTGCGTGGCAAAATGCAGGCTACTTCAATCCTGATAAATGTGTTGAATCAGGCGCAACTGCCGCTGATGCTCCTACATACTCAATCGTACTCCCCCCACCAAACGTAACCGGTGTTTTGCACATGGGCCACGCCGCCATGCTTGCCATAGAGGATATCATCGTGCGCTACAACCGCATGACTGGACATCGTACTCTCTGGCTCCCTGGAACAGACCATGCCGCAATCGCAACACAATCGAAAGTTGAGAAAATCATCGAAAAAGAGAAGCTCAATAAGTATGAAATGGGGCGCGAAGCATTTTTGGACCGAGTAAACAAATTTGCCCAAGAGTCTCACGATGTGATCGTTAGCCAGGTTCGCAAGATGGGTGCATCCGTCGACTGGTCACGTGAGGCATTTACTCTCGATGAAAAACGCAACCTCGCAGTGCGCACCGCTTTTAAACGCATGTATGACGACGGCCTCATTTACCGTGGTTACCGTGTCGTGAACTGGGACCCAAAGGGGCAGACAGTTATCTCTGATGATGAAATCGTCTATGAGGAGCGCAAAGCGAAGTTCTATACCTTCAAGTACAGCAAGGACTTCCCTATTGCTATCTCGACCACACGACCAGAAACGAAGGTTGGCGACACCGCAGTCGCCGTCCATCCTGAGGATGAACGCTATGCACACCTTGTCGGAACGACTCATGAAGTTGTCTTTTGTGGTGTTCCCCTTTCTATCAAGATCATCGCCGACACTGCCGTCGAGAAGGACTTTGGGACAGGAGCACTTGGAGTGACCCCTGCTCACTCTGCAATCGACGCAGAAATTGCGCAGCGCCATAACCTCCCAATGATCCAGGTCATCGATGAGAAGGCACGCATGATGGTTGGCGACGACCGTATCAAGGGCAAGAAGGCTGCCGAAGCACGCGAGATTATCGCGCAATACCTCCGCGACGAGAACCTCATTGAAAAGGAAGAGGAAGTAACCCAGAATGTTTCTACTGCTGAGCGCACGGGTGCTATCATCGAACCACTCCCAAAGATGCAGTGGTTCATCGCGGCGAACAAGCAGTTCACAATGAAGCACTCAAAGCTTCAGGGAATCAATGCGGGTGATCAGGTGACTCTCAAACAACTCATGCAGCACGTCGTGCGCGAGGGCGAAATCAGTATTCTTCCTGATCGCTTCAATACAACCTACTTCCGTTGGATTGATAATCTTCGTGACTGGTGTATCTCACGCCAAATCTGGTACGGACACCGCATCCCTGTGTGGTATAAGGGTGATGAGATCTTCTGCGATATTGAGGCACCAGAGGGTGAGGGTTGGACACAAGACCCTGATACACTCGACACGTGGTTTTCTTCTGGACTATGGACATTCTCAACACTTGGATGGCCTGACGAGAACGCAATCGATTTCAAGACGTACCACCCAACACAGCTTCTTGAGACGGGCTATGACATCCTCTTCTTCTGGGTTGCGCGCATGATTCTCATGAGCACATATATACTCGGAGAGATTCCATTCGAAACCGTCTACCTCCACGGCCTTGTTCGTGATGCAAAAGGACAGAAGATGAGCAAGAGTAAAGGAAATGCGACCGACCCTCTTGAAATGATTGCAAAGTACGGTGGCGACGCTGTGCGCATGTCACTCATTGTCGGCACAGGCCCTGGCGCTGATACAAATTTCTCAGAAGATAAAGTGCGTGCATACAAGAAGTATGCCAACAAGATCTGGAATATCTCTCGCTTTGTCATCGAAAAGACCGAGGGTATTACTGTCGACCTCGACAAGCACCCGAAGCTTACCGACAAGGATGCAGCTGCTATCAAGGAGCTCAATGGGGTCATCGAGTACGTAGGTACACATGTGAGCGAATATAAGCTCCATCTTGCCGCCGAACACCTCTACCATTTCACCTGGCACACCCTTGCCGACGTGCTCATAGAGGAACGCAAGGCAATCCTATCTGAGGGTACCGATGAAGAGAAGTATTCTGCTGCCTGGACCTTGCGCACCATACTTGAAACGATACTCAAGCTGCATCACCCTTTCATGCCATTCATCACTGAGGAAATCTGGTCTCTACTTCCTCTCCGCACCTTACCACTTATTGTCACTCCATGGCCTTTGGCGAAGTAA
- a CDS encoding PrsW family glutamic-type intramembrane protease, whose product MAFGEVTTNTFFIALLLGLVPSLFWLWFWLREDRLHPEPKSMIMLAFLGGMVATMLAYPLERAVADIGLTEQQRFMVWVVMEELLKYAALFFLVLRSPYFDEPIDAVIYMITIALGFAALENTLFILGPLASGDQATAMNLTALRFVGATLLHVASSALVGIAMSFAYFKVKGHRILFSVSGILAAITLHAIYNLSIVESSDPSTVYNIFIGLWVSVLGVLLACERIKRLPPRTHLSFPNLKRI is encoded by the coding sequence ATGGCCTTTGGCGAAGTAACAACAAATACGTTTTTCATCGCTCTACTGCTCGGACTCGTTCCGTCTCTTTTCTGGCTCTGGTTTTGGCTCCGTGAAGACCGGCTCCACCCGGAACCCAAAAGCATGATTATGCTCGCATTCCTTGGTGGTATGGTTGCAACGATGCTTGCTTATCCACTGGAGCGGGCCGTAGCAGATATTGGATTAACCGAGCAACAACGGTTCATGGTTTGGGTAGTAATGGAAGAACTGCTCAAGTATGCGGCACTCTTCTTCCTAGTATTACGTAGTCCTTACTTCGATGAGCCGATAGATGCGGTGATTTACATGATCACCATCGCCCTCGGCTTCGCGGCTCTTGAGAACACGCTCTTCATTCTTGGACCGCTCGCTTCGGGAGATCAAGCAACTGCAATGAATCTCACCGCGCTTCGCTTTGTTGGCGCAACGTTGCTTCACGTAGCATCTTCCGCTCTTGTCGGCATCGCAATGTCCTTTGCTTACTTCAAGGTAAAAGGCCATCGTATTCTTTTCTCAGTCTCAGGTATACTTGCAGCAATCACCCTGCATGCGATCTACAATCTGTCGATCGTCGAAAGCTCTGACCCAAGTACCGTGTATAATATATTCATTGGACTTTGGGTTTCTGTCCTTGGGGTGCTCTTGGCCTGTGAGCGCATTAAACGACTTCCACCTCGAACGCATCTCTCGTTTCCTAATCTAAAACGCATATGA
- a CDS encoding Hsp20/alpha crystallin family protein has translation MRNTSFFEKLTGSLRLTDDDLKALNEHADGSSETVSPATTPKVTLPSAYDDNTIIEETDEDFEIPDDAEVETVEEVIEDDSIDSEEIEEYYEEIIDEEEPARHMKLVDFEDEPQIRNTEQEIEEEDVEETDDDEDYPVFNIEHEEEPEEAPQKILDYDSRAIEKSPRPQRPTLPIDMYELHHEIIIRTLVPGITPENLKVSITRDHVSISGTRPAPDGVPSKNYFEREVEWGEFSRMIELPTEVDVEHAEAVEKYGLLVIRLPKIDSMKTQELKVKSV, from the coding sequence ATGAGAAATACAAGCTTTTTCGAAAAATTAACCGGATCACTTCGTCTCACTGACGATGACCTTAAAGCACTCAATGAGCACGCTGATGGATCTAGCGAAACAGTATCTCCCGCTACAACTCCAAAAGTGACTCTTCCGAGTGCATATGATGATAATACGATCATTGAAGAAACAGATGAGGATTTTGAAATCCCTGATGATGCTGAAGTGGAAACCGTAGAGGAAGTCATCGAGGACGACTCGATTGATAGCGAGGAGATTGAGGAATACTACGAAGAGATCATCGATGAAGAAGAACCGGCGAGACACATGAAACTTGTGGATTTTGAGGATGAACCACAAATCAGAAACACCGAACAAGAAATCGAGGAAGAGGATGTTGAGGAAACGGACGATGATGAGGATTATCCGGTCTTCAACATTGAACACGAAGAAGAGCCTGAAGAAGCTCCACAGAAAATTCTCGATTATGATTCTCGTGCAATCGAGAAGAGTCCTCGACCACAGCGCCCAACACTTCCAATCGACATGTATGAGCTCCATCATGAGATAATCATTCGCACACTTGTGCCTGGAATTACTCCTGAAAACCTCAAGGTTTCAATCACTCGCGACCATGTCTCTATCTCAGGAACACGCCCTGCTCCTGATGGAGTGCCAAGCAAAAACTATTTCGAGAGAGAGGTTGAATGGGGAGAATTTTCTCGCATGATTGAACTTCCAACAGAAGTTGATGTCGAACATGCAGAGGCAGTTGAAAAGTATGGCCTACTCGTCATTCGACTTCCAAAAATCGATTCCATGAAGACTCAGGAATTAAAAGTGAAATCGGTCTAA
- a CDS encoding glutaredoxin domain-containing protein — protein sequence MKSVTIYSTQYCVYCKLAKEYFTKNNIAFQEFDVGTDLAKREEMVKKSGQMGVPVIDIDGEIIVGFNKPKVAGLLNIPE from the coding sequence ATGAAATCAGTTACTATATATTCAACGCAGTATTGCGTTTATTGTAAATTAGCAAAAGAGTATTTTACGAAGAACAATATTGCATTTCAGGAGTTTGATGTTGGTACCGACCTTGCAAAGCGCGAGGAGATGGTGAAGAAGTCAGGTCAAATGGGTGTTCCAGTTATTGATATCGATGGTGAAATCATTGTTGGTTTCAATAAGCCAAAGGTGGCAGGACTCTTGAATATTCCTGAATAG